The DNA segment ATTAAGCTTGTCCGCGAAGACTCCGCGCGCCTCATAGCGGCCGTCGCCGTCGGCATCGCGAAGGATAGTCAGGCGATCACCGCCCTTGACCGAGGTCGTGCCCTTCTTCTTGATCCTGCCGGCAATAAAGTCCTTGGGACGCAGTGGCGGCGCGGCGTCGGCCTTGCCTTCCGCGACAAGGATGTCGCCGTTCGGCAGCACGAGTGTCTGGCGCGGAATTTTGAGGTCGGTTGCGATCGCCTCGATCTTGAACCCTTCCGGGACGGTCGGCAGATCGCCGTCCCAGCCGGCGGGGTCTGCAATTTCCATGTTGGGAAACAGGCCGCGCTCAATTTCCGGAAGCTCGGGGTTTGCACCAAAGCGCTCCGGCGGAGCCTCTTCGCTGCACGCTGCCAGGGTGAAAGAAAGGGCGACAATGGAAACGAGCGAGCGACCGATCATGCTTCGGCTCCCCGGTGATAGTTGCGAATGCCGGCATAGGCCGCGACGAAGGCGAGAAGCGTGGCGAGCACGGACAGGATCATCGCCGCCGGCATGGTCGCGTAATGATCCTTGGCGTGAACCAGCGCATTGATGAACTGGAGCAGTAGGAAGCCCAGCAGCAGCGAGAGGGCGATCGCGCTTGGTCGATCCCGCCATCGGCCCCGAACCAGCGT comes from the Sphingomonas xanthus genome and includes:
- a CDS encoding DUF2231 domain-containing protein → MMDSRPASRAGFPVYAILIGFIVPFALAAMLSDWRYTLTYEIQWLNMADWMVTGSLIGGALAFAWTLTQTLVRGRWRDRPSAIALSLLLGFLLLQFINALVHAKDHYATMPAAMILSVLATLLAFVAAYAGIRNYHRGAEA